The Strix uralensis isolate ZFMK-TIS-50842 chromosome 35, bStrUra1, whole genome shotgun sequence genome has a window encoding:
- the LOC141936931 gene encoding uncharacterized protein LOC141936931 isoform X1, with protein MEPGKDPPAPQNQDTEEGGDPHTASFADTGRPPNPSTPPPTETKAGGLGVTPGRPYGCYECGKGFGSSSALLTHRRIHTGEKPYKCPECGDCFNQNSALAAHRRIHTGEKPYKCPECGKDFGHGSTLVKHRRIHTGEKPYVCEECGKSFSIRSTHIRHRKTHTGERPYRCPDCGKSFSDSSYFVQHQRLHLGDMPYVCRDCGKPFIWSSALLRHRRIHTGEKPYACPDCGKSFSENSTLLRHRRIHTGEKFYKCTQCGKSFNDSSSLMRHQRVHTGERPYQCSQCGKSFVDSSTLSCHLRIHTGERPYACPDCGKSFTESSTLITHHRIHTGEKPYTCSACGKSFAQSSNLVIHQRIHTGERPYSCAQCGKSFYRSSDLVRHHRTHIGDPQK; from the exons atggAGCCAGGAAAGGACCCACCAGCCCCCCAAAATCAAGACACGGAGGAGGGGGGTGACCCCCACACAG CTTCTTTTGCAGACACGGGGCGCCCCCCTAATCcatcaaccccccccccaactgaGACCAAagcgggggggttgggggtgacCCCCGGGCGCCCCTATGGATGCTACGAGTGCGGGAAAGGTTTTGGGAGCAGTTCAGCTTTATTGACCCATCGGCGGATCCATACGGGCGAAAAACCCTATAAATGCCCCGAATGCGGCGATTGTTTTAATCAAAATTCAGCGTTGGCGGCTCATCGACGGATCCATACGGGCGAAAAACCCTATAAGTGCCCCGAATGCGGGAAGGATTTCGGTCACGGTTCGACGTTGGTGAAACATCGTAGAATCCATACGGGGGAAAAACCGTACGTTTGCGAAGAATGCGGGAAAAGTTTTAGTATCCGCTCGACCCACATCCGCCATCGGAAGACCCATACGGGTGAACGCCCCTATAGATGCCCCGATTGTGGGAAAAGTTTTAGCGATAGCTCGTATTTCGTGCAACATCAACGCCTTCATCTTGGCGACATGCCCTACGTCTGCCGCGATTGCGGGAAACCTTTTATCTGGAGCTCGGCGTTGCTGCGGCATCGGCGGATCCATACCGGGGAGAAACCCTACGCGTGCCCGGATTGCGGGAAGAGTTTTAGTGAGAATTCCACGTTATTACGGCACCGGCGGATCCATACGGGCGAGAAATTCTATAAGTGCACTCAATGCGGGAAGAGCTTCAACGATAGCTCCTCGTTGATGCGTCACCAACGCGTTCACACCGGGGAAAGACCctaccagtgctcccagtgtggGAAGAGCTTCGTGGACAGCTCGACCCTCAGTTGTCACCTACGGATCCATACGGGCGAGCGACCCTACGCGTGCCCCGACTGCGGGAAGAGCTTTACGGAGAGTTCGACGCTCATCACCCATCATCGGATCCATACTGGCGAGAAACCCTACACGTGTTCCGCTTGTGGCAAGAGCTTCGCTCAAAGCTCCAACTTGGTGATCCATCAACGCATCCATACGGGAGAACGACCCTATAGCTGCGCCCAGTGCGGGAAGAGCTTTTACCGGAGCTCGGATCTCGTCCGGCATCACCGAACCCACATCGGGGACCCCCAAAAATGA
- the LOC141936931 gene encoding uncharacterized protein LOC141936931 isoform X2, giving the protein MEPGKDPPAPQNQDTEEGGDPHTDTGRPPNPSTPPPTETKAGGLGVTPGRPYGCYECGKGFGSSSALLTHRRIHTGEKPYKCPECGDCFNQNSALAAHRRIHTGEKPYKCPECGKDFGHGSTLVKHRRIHTGEKPYVCEECGKSFSIRSTHIRHRKTHTGERPYRCPDCGKSFSDSSYFVQHQRLHLGDMPYVCRDCGKPFIWSSALLRHRRIHTGEKPYACPDCGKSFSENSTLLRHRRIHTGEKFYKCTQCGKSFNDSSSLMRHQRVHTGERPYQCSQCGKSFVDSSTLSCHLRIHTGERPYACPDCGKSFTESSTLITHHRIHTGEKPYTCSACGKSFAQSSNLVIHQRIHTGERPYSCAQCGKSFYRSSDLVRHHRTHIGDPQK; this is encoded by the exons atggAGCCAGGAAAGGACCCACCAGCCCCCCAAAATCAAGACACGGAGGAGGGGGGTGACCCCCACACAG ACACGGGGCGCCCCCCTAATCcatcaaccccccccccaactgaGACCAAagcgggggggttgggggtgacCCCCGGGCGCCCCTATGGATGCTACGAGTGCGGGAAAGGTTTTGGGAGCAGTTCAGCTTTATTGACCCATCGGCGGATCCATACGGGCGAAAAACCCTATAAATGCCCCGAATGCGGCGATTGTTTTAATCAAAATTCAGCGTTGGCGGCTCATCGACGGATCCATACGGGCGAAAAACCCTATAAGTGCCCCGAATGCGGGAAGGATTTCGGTCACGGTTCGACGTTGGTGAAACATCGTAGAATCCATACGGGGGAAAAACCGTACGTTTGCGAAGAATGCGGGAAAAGTTTTAGTATCCGCTCGACCCACATCCGCCATCGGAAGACCCATACGGGTGAACGCCCCTATAGATGCCCCGATTGTGGGAAAAGTTTTAGCGATAGCTCGTATTTCGTGCAACATCAACGCCTTCATCTTGGCGACATGCCCTACGTCTGCCGCGATTGCGGGAAACCTTTTATCTGGAGCTCGGCGTTGCTGCGGCATCGGCGGATCCATACCGGGGAGAAACCCTACGCGTGCCCGGATTGCGGGAAGAGTTTTAGTGAGAATTCCACGTTATTACGGCACCGGCGGATCCATACGGGCGAGAAATTCTATAAGTGCACTCAATGCGGGAAGAGCTTCAACGATAGCTCCTCGTTGATGCGTCACCAACGCGTTCACACCGGGGAAAGACCctaccagtgctcccagtgtggGAAGAGCTTCGTGGACAGCTCGACCCTCAGTTGTCACCTACGGATCCATACGGGCGAGCGACCCTACGCGTGCCCCGACTGCGGGAAGAGCTTTACGGAGAGTTCGACGCTCATCACCCATCATCGGATCCATACTGGCGAGAAACCCTACACGTGTTCCGCTTGTGGCAAGAGCTTCGCTCAAAGCTCCAACTTGGTGATCCATCAACGCATCCATACGGGAGAACGACCCTATAGCTGCGCCCAGTGCGGGAAGAGCTTTTACCGGAGCTCGGATCTCGTCCGGCATCACCGAACCCACATCGGGGACCCCCAAAAATGA